The region CCAGTCACAAAGCCGTAGCGTACTGGTCGCCCTATGATGGCCTGCAGACCAGGTAGCACATTACCCAGTCCTCGCAAACCTTGTTATTTCTTTCAGTCAGCCGCACCCGATTCCCTTCCCGGATTCGGACTATCGCCAGATCTGCAGCCACAGGACTCGCGGATCGTCAGCGTGACGGGAAGGACAGTCCTCACACTTGAGGTCTGGAACTCTCCATTGATACGCTGCAAAAGCAGCTTGGCTGATACCTTGCCCAGTTCTGCAGAGGGCTGCCGGACGGCCGTCACCGATGGGGTAATCAGGGTGAAGAAATCCACATCATCAAAGCCCACCAGGGCGACTTCCCGGCCCAGTTCGATGCCCATCTCCTTCAGAGACTCGATAATCCAGATGGTAGAGGCGTTGTTGGCCGCGAAGATCGCGTCCGGATGATCGGGCCCGGAGAACATCTCTGTCAGAATCTGACGAGCGGCCGCCCGCGTTGGCAGATTCGCCTCTTTCAGCACCGGAAGGTCGGCTCTCCGCATCGCATCCCGATAACCGGTAATCCGCTCTTTAATGGTTAGCAGGTGAGAGTTGGCAGAGACGCAGGCGATCCTCCGATAACCGTGCGCCAGCAAGTGCTCTACCGCCATGACGGCGCCGGCCCTGTTCTCAACCCCGACGGAATCGGTCGTCGCTACCTCCATGGGCCGATCGATCGTTACGACGGGGGTTACTCCGGTAGCGATGCTCTTCAAATACTTTGCCCGGCTGTCGCACGGAACCAGCAGGATGCCGTCGACCGGGTGATGCATCATCATCTCGACCTGGGCTTCCTCAATGGAGGGGTCCTCATCGGAGGCAGCCAGCCAGACCAGGTAGCCGTTTTCCCGAGCAGCCTCCTGGACGGCATGGCTGACCACGGAAAAGAAGGTGTCGGAGATATCAGGGACGATCAGCCCGATCGAACGGGAGAGCTTGCCCGTCAACATCCGTGCCGCATGATTGGGACGATAATCGAGCAGCCGGATGGCTTCCTGGACCTTCCGCGCCGTCTCTTCGGCGACATAGGGGTGGCCGTTGATTGTGCGGGAGACCGTCATGGGGCCCACGCCGGCCGCTCGGGCAACATCCTGCAAGGTCGCGCGTTTTTTGGGAAAGGACTCGGTCACCTTGACTTCCTGTATGAGAGGGCTATCATACCCTGCCACGCCTCTCCCAATCTCGATTTCACGATAAATTCAGCTACTTTATATTGACAACTCTATATTCAAACGCGTAAACAGGTGTTCGCTGTGATAGCGCAATCATACATAACTCATAGCATTGTTGTTTTTCGAGGAGGCAGAAGTGAAAACCTACAGGCATCGTGCATGCACGCTGTTTTTAGCGTTGTTGTGCTTGTTTTTAACTGGGTTGCCTCTGCATGCTCAGTCTGATACGTCCTCTCTTTCAGGAACCGTAGCAGACGCGAGCGGTGCAGTCGTTCCCAACGCGAATATCACTCTGAATAACCAGGCGACCCGCGCCGAAATCCACGCAACCACTAACAGTGGCGGCAATTACACCATTACCAACCTGCCCACCGGCGCGTACACGATGCGTGTTGAAGCACCGGGATTTCAGACCACAAATCTGAGCGACATCCGCGTCGATCCGAACATCGGCCGGCGTGTTGACGTCACCATGCGGGTCGGTGACACGACCACCTCCATCACGGTCGAAGCCAACGCAAACACCGTACAGACCGAATCAGGCGCTGTGGGCCAGCTCATCACCCAGGAGCAGGTTAAGAACATTCAGCTCAACGGACGCAATCCGATCTATTTAGCCCAGATGGAGCCTGGTGTAGTGCGCGGCCAATCAATGGCCGCGTTTAGCTTCGGCCTGGATAACGGTATTAACGTCAACGGAGCCCGCTCGCAGGAGAGCGTAATTACCTTCGATGGCGCTCCGATGGTGCGCACACGTTCGAACGGTACCAGCGTCGGCGTCGCCGATGTGGATTCGACCTCCCAGATCCAGGTGCTGACGACGAGCTATGCAGCGGAGTACGGTCGTACTTCGGGCGGCCAGATTCGCATGGTTCCCAAGAGCGGATCTTCCGAATTTCACGGTAGCGCATTCGAGTACTTCCGCAACAGCGCTCTGAATGCCAATACTTGGAGGAACAACCAATCCGGCACCGCCCGTGGCGCCTTCCGCTACAACCAGTTCGGCTGGAACCTTAATGGCCCTGTCTTCTTTGGCGGCTTTAATAAGAACCACGATAAGCTCTTCTTTCTCGTCGGTCAGGAATGGGTGAAGTACAACCACAACGACGTGGTGTTCAATAAGACACCGACTGCGTTGATGCGCCAGGGCAACTTCAGCGAACTGCTCTCGCCGAACATCTTTTATAGTTGTGCAGACGCTAATGGGAAGCCGTCATCAACAGGCCCTTGTGTCAATAATCAGATTGTTGATCCGACGACGAAAACACCGTACGCGGGCAATATCATTCCTCAAGGGCAACTCAGCCAGAACGGTACCGGACTGCTGCGCGCCTATCCTTTGCCCAATGTCAGCGCACCGAGCTACAACTGGGTGGATGCGGCGCTCTATACCGAGAGCCAGCGTAAGGATTCCGTCGTTGTCGACTTCGTCCCTACCGACAAGCACCACTTCCGGTTCAGCATGCTGAACTACAACTACAACGATTACGAGCCGCACTTCGGGAACTTCAACACCAACCCACGTATCTTCAATCGCCCGAATCAGATCGGTGTCGTTCACTGGACCTGGACCATCAGCCCCACCTGGGTCAATGACGCCTATGCTTCAGGTGCAGCCGACCACGTCACCATTGGCATCGATACCAAGTCAGGACTGTTCGACCGCACCAAGTACGGCATCAATTACCCGTATCTCTTCGGTGCTGCCGACAAGGTTGTGCCGGACAAGATCCCGACGATCCAGATCGCTGGTTTCACAACGTTGGACGGCGGCCCGTACCCATCGCGCTCCGGCGGTATCGTCTATGACTTTGGCGATAACGTCACCAAGGTCTGGGGGAATCATACGATCAAATTCGGCTTCCAGTGGGAGTACGCCGGAGAAAACAACTACGACCAGATCAGCGTCGACAATACGCGTCCTGGAACTACCAACAATCAGAACGGTCTCTTCAACTTCGGTGACGGACAGGCCGTTACGTCGAAGATTGCGGCTGCGAATGCTGCTCTCGGTGTCTTCAATACCTATGGCGAGATCGGCACCCGTTCTTACACGCTGTTCCGCGGCAATATGTACAGCATGTATGGGCAGGACCAGTGGCGTGTGAACTCGAAGCTGGTGCTGGAGTATGGCATTCGCTACGACATCATGCAGTCCTATCATGCGTTGTGGGGCAATCAAGCATTCTTCAATCCCACCAACTACGATCCGAATCTCGCTCCTGCGGTGGACCCCAAGACCGGGTTCCTTACCGGTGGCGATCCGTATAACGGCGTTGTCATCCCCGGGAGTGGCTTCCCCAGCAAGGCCAAAGGTCATGTGCCGGACTCAATCCTCAACGGCAACTATCAGCGGCTCTTCCGCGGATACAACTCCAACTATTCTCCGACGGTGCTCACGAATATCCAGCCTCGTTTCGGGTTCGCTTATCAGATCTCACCGGGAACCGTGCTTCGCGCAGGTGTGGGACGGTACGTTCAACGTCTCGGTATCAGCGATACCGTTCACGTTGGCGGCAACGCTCCGTTCCAGCCGGCTTCCTCGGTGACCAATGGTAACGTAGACGCTCCTGGAGGCAATGGCGTCAATCAGCTTCCGCTGGCCTTTACCTCGCATGCATATAAGTACCCCAGCCCCGAAGCATGGGGTTGGAATCTGACCGTAGAGCATGAATTCAACAAGGTCGCGGTGTTCACGTTGAGCTATGTCGGCCGTCGCGGTTACCACCTGGAACAGCTGGCGAACATCAACCAGTTGCCCACAGGTACGGTCGCTCCTGGAACCCAAAACCTGGCCCTCCATATCAATCCTGATTCGCTGCGTCCTTACAAGGGCTTCTCGACCATCATTGAGGCCGAGAACACCGGCGGATCCTTCTATCACTCCATGCAGGCCAACGTGAAGCGCCGCGTCACCAAGGGGCTGCTCTTCGGTGCGGCGTACACCTGGTCCAAGAGCCTTGACTATGGTTCGTCGAACGGGACGAACATCGTCAATGCTTTTGACAACAGTCTCATGTTTGGTCCCAGCGATTTCGATACGCGTCACGTGTTCGTATTCAACTATGTATACGACATTGGCTTCGCCAACGGCATGAGCAATGTCTTCGGTCGCACGCTCCTGGGCAACTGGCAGTTCTCCGGAACCATCCAGGCGCAATCAGGACGTCCGCAGAGCGTGTCGCGTAACCTCGATCAGGCTGGAGTTGGACCGGGTTCTGGCAACCAGTTCTACGTCATAACATCCGATCCGAAGCTGCCACATCAGTTCGGCAAGACAGGCAAATGGTTCGACGGGAGCGTTTTCCAACCTGCAGCCCCCGGCACTTTTGCCCCACGCGGTACTCGCGGCCATATCTATGGCCCCGGGTTCAACAGCTTCTCTGCAGCGCTGCAGAAGGAGTTCCATATCATCCCCAGCCACGAGAACCATGCTGTGGTCTTCAAGGCTGAGGCATTCAACTATCTCAATCACCCGAACCTCGATAATCCTGATATGAGCCCGACCAGCAGCACCTTCGGTCAGGTTACGACCAAGGGCGGCACATACTCTTCAGAACGCCAGTTCCAGTTCAGTCTGCGCTACGCGTTCTAAGAGAAACAACAACCTAACAACAAAGCAGATCCCGCAGTTCTTAGAGACTGCGGGATCTGTTTTCACTCTGGGGCAAAGAAAAGAACAAAAACAGCTGGATGAAGATCACATAACACTTGCGAACAGGATGGTTGAAAAGAGATGAGCCCAAAGAATGGAACCCGGGGGAAGAAGAGATCGCGCCGCAGTTTAAGGCTCTCTGCCTCATGCTGCCTGATTGCGGGCCTGGCGGCCGGCGACGCTGTGTATGGCCAGACCATGAAGGCGCCTGATATCACCAAGATTCCCACGCTCTACGTGGTTCCATATGCTCATCTCGATACACAATGGCGGTGGGAGTTCCCCCAGACCATCAGCGAGTACCTGCTCAAGACGCTACGCGTCAATTTCGACTATATCGATCACTATCCCCACTATGTCTTCAACTGGACCGGAGCGAACCGCTACCGCCTGATGAAGGAGTACTTCCCTGCCGACTACGCGAAGATGCAGAAGTACGTCGCCTCGGGCCGCTGGTTCCCTGCCGGCTCTTCCGTCGAAGAGGGCGATGTTAACCTGCCGAGCGCCGAAGGAATCTTCCGGCAGATCCTTTATGGCAATGAGTATTTCCGCAAAGACTTCGGCAAAGCCAGCGAAGAGTACATGCTTCCGGACTGCTTCGGATTTCCTGCCTCTCTACCCAGCATCCTGGCGCACGCAGGTGTAAAAGGCTTTTCCACCCAGAAGCTGAATGCGCAGTGGCAACCCGCACCGAAGATCGGCGGCCCCGACTCCCCGGAAAAGACACCCGAAGGCATTCCGTTCAATGTCGGAAGATGGATCGGGCCGGATGGAACGAGCGTGATTGCCGCTCTCAATCCTGGCGGCTACGGCAGCAATGTCTACACGGACCTAAGCAAGGAGCCCACAGGCGCGGCCGCAGCATCCAGCCCGCAGCTGACGAGCGAGGAACGAGCCCGCCTGACTCCGCAGCAGGCTGCTGCGGTCGCGCGTCGCCGTCCGCCGGAGCAGGACTGGGTAAAGCGGATCGATCTCGACGGCAAAGTCACTGGCATCTTCGCTGACTATCATTACGTCGGCACAGGCGATATCGGCGGGGCGACGCAGGAGTCCACTGTCAAACTGCTGGAGGCGATCGTTACAAAGAGCAAGACGGTTCTCCCGACTCCTCCGCGCGGCGCCTACGCCATGGGAGAGGCGCCCAAAGCAGAGTCAACCGGGGCCGAGGTTCAGGTGGGCGATGGGCCGGTGCATATTGTCGAAGCCACTGCCGATCAGATGTTCAGGGATATCAAGGCGTCAATGTCCACTCGTCTGCCCGAGTACAAGGGCGATCTTGAGCTGATCAACCACTCAGCAGGATCGTTGACCTCGCAGGCTTATCACAAGCGATGGGTTCTCAGGAATGAACTGCTCGCCGATGCCGCGGAGAAGACCTCCGTCATGGCCGAATGGATGGGAGGCCGCAGCTATCCTCAGCAGCGCATCAACGATGCCTGGATGCTCGCCCTCGGCGGACACTTTCACGATACGGCAGCGGGAACGGCAACTCCGCGAGCGTACGAGTATGCATGGAACGACGACGTCATCGTAGGCAATCAGTTCTCCGATATTGTTACCAGCGCTACTGAATCGGTCGCCTCGGCGCTCGATACTCAAGGCGTGGGAGTGCCGATTGTCGTCTTCAATCCACTGAACGTCGAGCGTGAAGATGTGGTGGAAGCCGATGTCGCCTTCCCGGGAACAGCTCCCAAGGCTGTACGGGTGGTCGACGAAAAAGGCGTTGCTGTGCCTTCACAGATGGAGGATGGTAAGGTTCTCTTCGTCGCCAAAGTACCTTCGGTGGGGTATGCGGTTTATCACGTCTCTCCCGCCTCAGAGGAGGGGCGCTCCTCCGATCTGAAGGTCACCAACTCTTCTCTCGAAAATGCACGCTATCGCGTGCAGCTCAACAGCGACGGCGATGTATCCAGCGTCTATGACAAGCAGCTCAAGAAGGAGCTGCTCTCCTCTCCGATTCGTCTTGCAATCTCAAACGATAAGCCAAAGGTTTATCCGGCGTGGAACATGGACTTCGACCAGGAGCAGGCAGCTCCGCGAGCTTATGTGAGCGGTCCTGCGCAGGTTCGCATCAAAGAGCAAGGCCCGGTTCGCATCTCGCTGGAGGTGACGCGAGAGACGGAGGGTTCGAAGTTCGTCCAGACGATCCGGCTCTCTGCGGGAGACAGCGGCAATCGAGTCGAGTTTGGCAATGCGATCGATTGGAAGACGCTTTCGGCGAACCTGAAAGCAGCCTTCCCTCTGAGCGCTTCAAACAAGGATGCCACGTACAACTGGGATATCGGCACCATTCAGCGACCGAATGCCAATGAGCGTCAGTTTGAAGTCGCTTCGCATCGCTGGATCGATCTTACGGATAAGAGCGGCAGCTACGGCACGACGATCCTTACCGATTACAAGAACGGCTCCGACAAACCAAACGACAACACCATTCGCCTCACTCTGATGCGGTCGCCTGGGATCGAGCCTCCGGCAAACGGGCGGCCTTCCGGATATACCGACCAGGCCAATCAGGACTGGGGTCACCACGAGTTTGTCTTCGGCCTGATGGGCCATGCTGGAGACTGGCGCGCGGCCCAGACGGACTGGCAGGCCTACCGACTGAACGATCCCATGATGACCTTCCAGACCGAGAAGCATCCGGGAACGCTCGGCAAAACATTCTCACTGGTTCATCTCAGCAACCCGCGCATCCGCATTCTCGCACTCAAGAAGGCGGAGGACAGTGACGAGGTGATCCTTCGCATGGTGGAACTGGACGGGAGAGCACAGTC is a window of Edaphobacter sp. 12200R-103 DNA encoding:
- a CDS encoding LacI family DNA-binding transcriptional regulator; the encoded protein is MTESFPKKRATLQDVARAAGVGPMTVSRTINGHPYVAEETARKVQEAIRLLDYRPNHAARMLTGKLSRSIGLIVPDISDTFFSVVSHAVQEAARENGYLVWLAASDEDPSIEEAQVEMMMHHPVDGILLVPCDSRAKYLKSIATGVTPVVTIDRPMEVATTDSVGVENRAGAVMAVEHLLAHGYRRIACVSANSHLLTIKERITGYRDAMRRADLPVLKEANLPTRAAARQILTEMFSGPDHPDAIFAANNASTIWIIESLKEMGIELGREVALVGFDDVDFFTLITPSVTAVRQPSAELGKVSAKLLLQRINGEFQTSSVRTVLPVTLTIRESCGCRSGDSPNPGRESGAAD
- a CDS encoding carboxypeptidase regulatory-like domain-containing protein; translated protein: MFLTGLPLHAQSDTSSLSGTVADASGAVVPNANITLNNQATRAEIHATTNSGGNYTITNLPTGAYTMRVEAPGFQTTNLSDIRVDPNIGRRVDVTMRVGDTTTSITVEANANTVQTESGAVGQLITQEQVKNIQLNGRNPIYLAQMEPGVVRGQSMAAFSFGLDNGINVNGARSQESVITFDGAPMVRTRSNGTSVGVADVDSTSQIQVLTTSYAAEYGRTSGGQIRMVPKSGSSEFHGSAFEYFRNSALNANTWRNNQSGTARGAFRYNQFGWNLNGPVFFGGFNKNHDKLFFLVGQEWVKYNHNDVVFNKTPTALMRQGNFSELLSPNIFYSCADANGKPSSTGPCVNNQIVDPTTKTPYAGNIIPQGQLSQNGTGLLRAYPLPNVSAPSYNWVDAALYTESQRKDSVVVDFVPTDKHHFRFSMLNYNYNDYEPHFGNFNTNPRIFNRPNQIGVVHWTWTISPTWVNDAYASGAADHVTIGIDTKSGLFDRTKYGINYPYLFGAADKVVPDKIPTIQIAGFTTLDGGPYPSRSGGIVYDFGDNVTKVWGNHTIKFGFQWEYAGENNYDQISVDNTRPGTTNNQNGLFNFGDGQAVTSKIAAANAALGVFNTYGEIGTRSYTLFRGNMYSMYGQDQWRVNSKLVLEYGIRYDIMQSYHALWGNQAFFNPTNYDPNLAPAVDPKTGFLTGGDPYNGVVIPGSGFPSKAKGHVPDSILNGNYQRLFRGYNSNYSPTVLTNIQPRFGFAYQISPGTVLRAGVGRYVQRLGISDTVHVGGNAPFQPASSVTNGNVDAPGGNGVNQLPLAFTSHAYKYPSPEAWGWNLTVEHEFNKVAVFTLSYVGRRGYHLEQLANINQLPTGTVAPGTQNLALHINPDSLRPYKGFSTIIEAENTGGSFYHSMQANVKRRVTKGLLFGAAYTWSKSLDYGSSNGTNIVNAFDNSLMFGPSDFDTRHVFVFNYVYDIGFANGMSNVFGRTLLGNWQFSGTIQAQSGRPQSVSRNLDQAGVGPGSGNQFYVITSDPKLPHQFGKTGKWFDGSVFQPAAPGTFAPRGTRGHIYGPGFNSFSAALQKEFHIIPSHENHAVVFKAEAFNYLNHPNLDNPDMSPTSSTFGQVTTKGGTYSSERQFQFSLRYAF
- a CDS encoding alpha-mannosidase, which encodes MSPKNGTRGKKRSRRSLRLSASCCLIAGLAAGDAVYGQTMKAPDITKIPTLYVVPYAHLDTQWRWEFPQTISEYLLKTLRVNFDYIDHYPHYVFNWTGANRYRLMKEYFPADYAKMQKYVASGRWFPAGSSVEEGDVNLPSAEGIFRQILYGNEYFRKDFGKASEEYMLPDCFGFPASLPSILAHAGVKGFSTQKLNAQWQPAPKIGGPDSPEKTPEGIPFNVGRWIGPDGTSVIAALNPGGYGSNVYTDLSKEPTGAAAASSPQLTSEERARLTPQQAAAVARRRPPEQDWVKRIDLDGKVTGIFADYHYVGTGDIGGATQESTVKLLEAIVTKSKTVLPTPPRGAYAMGEAPKAESTGAEVQVGDGPVHIVEATADQMFRDIKASMSTRLPEYKGDLELINHSAGSLTSQAYHKRWVLRNELLADAAEKTSVMAEWMGGRSYPQQRINDAWMLALGGHFHDTAAGTATPRAYEYAWNDDVIVGNQFSDIVTSATESVASALDTQGVGVPIVVFNPLNVEREDVVEADVAFPGTAPKAVRVVDEKGVAVPSQMEDGKVLFVAKVPSVGYAVYHVSPASEEGRSSDLKVTNSSLENARYRVQLNSDGDVSSVYDKQLKKELLSSPIRLAISNDKPKVYPAWNMDFDQEQAAPRAYVSGPAQVRIKEQGPVRISLEVTRETEGSKFVQTIRLSAGDSGNRVEFGNAIDWKTLSANLKAAFPLSASNKDATYNWDIGTIQRPNANERQFEVASHRWIDLTDKSGSYGTTILTDYKNGSDKPNDNTIRLTLMRSPGIEPPANGRPSGYTDQANQDWGHHEFVFGLMGHAGDWRAAQTDWQAYRLNDPMMTFQTEKHPGTLGKTFSLVHLSNPRIRILALKKAEDSDEVILRMVELDGRAQSNVRVSFAGPVVAAREVNAQEQPLGPIQLGSNGSLSLNFTPYQTRTIALRLGASKAKLTNVDSHPVSLPYDLSVASNDDTNTSGGGFDGAGRALPAEMLPSEIHFNGVNFRLASAKTGAPDAITAKGQMIPLPQGRYNRIYILAAATDGDQKATFQVGDIRKDLVIQDWTGFIGQWDTRQWKNQETKDWAISANHAVWPPADFQEREKRPASPRYPEDYLGLKPGYIKPATLAWYVSHLHTPAGLNEPYQYSYLFAYSIDVDGKANALKLPDNDKIRILAISTAQEDPELTPAAPLFDTLHRTEPETVAHNDGH